The window TTGTCGATCCCCCAATGTCGTCTCTGATTGGTGCCGGTGTTTTCCCTCACTGCCTGACAGAGTGGATCCAGGACGTGGTTTCCTCAATTTCACAGAAATCGGATTTGTGCTTTGACACTTAGGGGAGTTTGAAAATCGCAGATGTAATAATTTTCTTGAAGCTGCTCCTTGGTTTTCCAGGAGCCCACCAGATTGGGCCTTATCTTTAGCTTTTTGGTCTTTCTTTTTGCCTAGGCCCTTTGATCGGCCTGTTCCAGCAGAAGGGAGAGGAGGTCGACTGCTATTCCCCTCGTCGAAATTTGTGGGATCCGACAAAGGTATCGTCACCGGATCACCCTTCTCCTCCCCGTTAGTTTGAACTTCACCTCCTAACAGATCCTCCTCTTCTATTTCGATATTTGTAGGATCCCAATCGGATGCCACTGCCTCTCTAAAGGCATTTACATCTTCCTCTGTCCATTCCAAATCTACTTTATCTAAATCATCATAGTTCTTGTCCCACTCCATGGCATCCCTATCCACCTCCTGAAGAAACTCGTCAGTTTCTGTGGGGACTGGTTCAACTAGGACAGACGAGTGGTGAGAATTTGTAATTTGAGGCTCCCGAGTAATAACTTCTAGGGGATCTGTGATAAAGCCCGGGTCCTCTATTCGGATAAGGTTGGTAAACCTATCCTCCAGAGGAGTTCCTTGTCGttcagcttcttcctcctccacagTCTGCTGATACCAGTTTTTGTTGATCTTAACGATCAGATCTTGGTGTATACCCGTTGATAATTTATACCCTGGGGATTGAGAGTGGAGCTGGGAAGGAGCCCCCAAATCAAAAGGTAAGCTTTTCCTTGCCGATGGAGGATTAACCCCATTAGTTTTTGCTGAATCACCCTTCTCAACATCTATAATCTCTGATTTCTTCTGCAGACTAAGACGGAAAGGTCTCTCTCGAACATGGTCAGGTGACTGAATAACCTGCTTAGCTCGGAATTTCGCGACTTGTGGGTCGGAGATAGTCGCTTGTGAATCTGATTGGCTAGGGTTCGTCTCGGGGGATCTAGTATTACTCCGAGAGTTGGCACGGTCATGGTGAGGCGTCGTAGCTGTATCCTTCCTCACCACCTCGCCTCTGCGGGGTTCTATCTCAAAGGTATCCTCATATCTCCTCTTTCTACGGCCTCTCTCACCGTTAGGATCATACCCGCTCCCCTCTACTGTATTTTTAGGTAGTTGGAACCGATATTTTGTGTTGCCCCTATGCTGACGGCCAGACATAGGCTCCGCTCTGAATCTACTCTCCTTTTGCATCGGGGTCTCCTTGCGGGGAAGTCTCGCTGACATCTCCCGTCGCTGTGAAGGGGGGCGATAAGGCccattttttaccttttcaagCCTATTCCACACATCCCTTCGTCCTTGTTCAGGTTTTTTCTTCCCCTCAGCCTTCTCACGACGGTATGTTTCTGATATATTGTCATTGGGGTTGTCGTTTACCAAATCTGGTCTCCACCAAGAGGGGTGGGATCTACTGCCTCGAGCATTAGACTGGGACGTTTCTCCAGCAGTTTTGAAACCACCATTTGTAGACTGACGGCATTCTGCAGATCTTTCCTGTTGATTGACGCTATTTTCATTGTGATGTAGGGTAGTAGCTTTCAAGGGGCAAGAATCCTCCTCATGGCATATCCGGTGACAAAGCTTACACCATCTATAAAGCTTCTCATAGACCATGGAAACCCACACAACATCCCCAGTTGGAAGTTGCGTTTTTTTCCGGAATCTCAACGGTTCATCCACTCTGACAGTGACCTGGATTCGTCCCATTGGAGCATCCACTGCCCTACAGATTCCAAATGAGTCCCCAAAATTTCTTAGAGAGGTCTCCAACCAGTATAGGTTGGGAATGCCTTCAGTTTGAATCCAAAAAGTCATGGTGTTTGGGAAGGTATCATCGATGTGAGGTTCCCATCTCTCAAGGGAGAAGGACCACTCGTTGAAGTGGCAAGATCGTTTATTCAACACTTTTTGTAAGTCTCTTTcagattcaaaatcaaactgaaatcTTGATTTTCTAAGAGAAATACCTCGAACGTGTCCTGCAACATTCCAGATGTTTTGTTTAGGCAGGAGGGCCACCATAGCAGAGATGCTTCTTCCACCTTGGTGGAACATGCGACCAACAAGGCTTCTTTTGTATCTTGCGATAAGGGTTGAGTTGTCCACCTCAGGTAGTATGACAATgtcatcctcttcctccacgTCTCGCCCATGGCGGAAAGTAACAGGTTGTGCTTGAGAAGCCATCAATGCCTGATACAATTCTTAGCGAAGAGCTAGACAGGGAAGGCAAATATGTTCCTTCTCCCGAAATATAGTAGTTATAAGACTCAGCCTGAATAGGATAGTCTTCCAGTGAAATAGTGAATGTAACAAAGAAACTCCCTTATGTTTTGTACTGGCTTTGACTCTTTTGATGTCGTACGATTGGACTTAACAGGGGGAAGAACACAAGTAAAAATTCGCTGATGGAGGCATCAGGAAAACAGTCACGGGTTTAATTAGAAGAGAGGCGACACCAAGTGAAAAGAGAACTACTAGGTGAACTTGAAAATAGGATTAGATTGGTGAGCATGTGCAAAAAGGGGACCAGCTCTTCTTATCACACCGAAGCCTCACTCGGTCGGAACTTAGGAAGCAAAGGGAAAAGAAGGAAAGTTTCTTGTTTTAGATAAAACAGAGTTGGTGAGATCTACCTTTTTTGAAAAGGATAGCTGCTTTTAGAAGTCTCGAGACATGTGCCTGGGAGAGAAACCAAAGTCACGAGTTGTGACTTGCTTGTCGGGGGTTATTACAATTGATTTAGATACCTTATTTGGTTTATGCAACTGTTTGTTGTAAgttatattctttatttaatgCCATCTACGGATCTACCTATATCCCATACATCCACCTCAAGTTTTCACAAGAAGGAACGAACGTAAGCGTTGGGACACAAATGACAAAACCCTTTATTTATGTAACAAGAACTCACATGAGGCTTGTGTATATGACACCTTCTctaagaaacaataataaactGTGCCTCCTAGTCATATTTACATTTGGGGTTTGATTGGGTTACCACTTACCACAATAGGCCCCCAAGTGATCAACATTTGGCccactacaaaaaaactaaCTATTGGCCACGTGGAACATCAGTCTGACTCCGAGTGCCACGTCTTCAAAACACATTAATACCGGTTCGTACCGGTTGTTGGTTCCCGGTTCAATTAAGAGAATGAGATAGAGAGAAGTCAGAGAACAGAACAGTCTTCGATTTTAATTTAGGTTTCTTCTTCGCTCACCCCAATTCTCACAGTCGCGTGACTCGCCATAGCTTCAACGCCGACGAGGTTAGCCAATTTCTTCTAGCTGACCATCGTCTGGATTTGATTTCGACCtctgtttctgcttcttcttactTACCCATCGTCTTGATTAGTCGTTGAACAGAGACTCAAGCTAAAGAGTTACTTGAGTTCATAAGTAATCCTAAAACCCTATAAACCCTAGCTCCTTCATAATGCGACCTCCATTCAATTCCTTCCAGCCTCAAGGTCGACCTCATCGACCgcaacagcaacaacaccaggtctctctctctctgtatctctATGTCATACCATAAAAATCTCTCCTTTttaccacacacaaaaaaaaaaaatcaagacttttttttttgtattgatgtCTCTGTGTTTCGTTTTTGTCATCTGCAGAACAATGGGTATTCTAATCACCACCAACGTAATGGGTATCAGAACCCAATGGAAGCTAATCAATTAAGGATGATGAATCCACACATGATGAGTAATCCAATGATGGGTCACATGAACAATCCGATGCCTATGCCTAATATGCCAATGCATCCTCAGTTCTTTAATAATCTCCCCAATATGCCTCAACATCAACAGCAACTTCATCAGTTTGCTGCTATGCCCAACCATATCAACCAGTTACTTCCCAACCTCTTGGGGAATCTTCAATTTGCAGTTGCTAATAGTAATCTTATGGCTCACTCACTCCCCTTAGTTCAGCCCCAATTTTTCCAGCCACAGCTTAATTCCTTTAACCCCCGTCCTTATCCACCAGTTCCAAATCCCCATCAAAATCATCAGTTACAGCCTCCGGGTTTCTCAGAGCCAAGACCACTGGTAAAACCTCTTATTTATTACATTGTTTTTTCTCTATCAATAGAGAGAGACTTGTCTAAGTTGTTTCCAgtatttcttgttcttttagTTAACTTGAGCTTTCACAGGGGCAGACCGGAGGAATTGTTGATAATACCAATGGTTCCGGCTCTAAAGGGAATGATTTTCGAaataagtttacaaaacatcaaaagtTCAAAGGCCCTGGTCAAGGGTATGTTCCTACTGCTTGCTCCCCTTTCAATTGTTTGTTTGCTATAATCTGTTTATATGTATTCTGAGTTGTTTGTAGATTCCAGAGATCTCAGTTGCATAAAGCAGATAATGGAAAGAGGAAGTCTGGATTCAAGGATCACAAGGGCAAAGGTTAGTCCTCTTACATATCAAATCACATATCTGATGTTGACTATACgctttttttgttctctgtgTACTGGAATATATTAGTTAATAAACTTAGCATTagaaatgatatattttttttttaacatcttttgGGAGTTTCTAATTCCAAACGTTTTCTATATTTCAAGTTAGTAGTTTTGTTGTGTAATCCTTGTAGCCAGTATCTCTGTATTCCCTTCCTCAGATTTTCTGGAACATTTGAGGATttgatatgtgttttttttttgtcttttctgaTCTCTCCATATATGATTTCCTTTACAGGGAACTATAATAAGATGACAACTGGGTTCAATGGGTCTGATGCTGGTAACATACCTAATGAGAAGAAAAGGTAGTGCCCAGGTCTCAATAGAATAGCACCTTACTGTTTTGGCTCATTAAATTTCTTTTGGTTCTTAAGCCGTTTTGATTCCCTGAATTTTCACGGTCATAAAGCAGTGAAATCCATATAACTC is drawn from Camelina sativa cultivar DH55 chromosome 8, Cs, whole genome shotgun sequence and contains these coding sequences:
- the LOC104706152 gene encoding GATA zinc finger domain-containing protein 14-like isoform X2 — translated: MRPPFNSFQPQGRPHRPQQQQHQNNGYSNHHQRNGYQNPMEANQLRMMNPHMMSNPMMGHMNNPMPMPNMPMHPQFFNNLPNMPQHQQQLHQFAAMPNHINQLLPNLLGNLQFAVANSNLMAHSLPLVQPQFFQPQLNSFNPRPYPPVPNPHQNHQLQPPGFSEPRPLTGGIVDNTNGSGSKGNDFRNKFTKHQKFKGPGQGFQRSQLHKADNGKRKSGFKDHKGKGNYNKMTTGFNGSDAGNIPNEKKRSFALVYTPKEIKQWRESRRKNYPTKLNVAKKVKKNVSESILDEEAKMRRQQLQEVLAKQAELGIEVAEVPSHYLSNTDEQVNGDRGNNNGKNQYNDRKKGRFQNNRYKKRRLDRKDKSGKKTRFEDKTSSQESSVITREPTLLEKLLSGDIKRDKSQLLQVFRFMVMNSLFKEFPEQPLKLPLITVEETGCEHAREDEVSLCDDLSDDDDDDDDVDVNGDDNSCDEDVD
- the LOC104706152 gene encoding GATA zinc finger domain-containing protein 14-like isoform X1 — its product is MRPPFNSFQPQGRPHRPQQQQHQNNGYSNHHQRNGYQNPMEANQLRMMNPHMMSNPMMGHMNNPMPMPNMPMHPQFFNNLPNMPQHQQQLHQFAAMPNHINQLLPNLLGNLQFAVANSNLMAHSLPLVQPQFFQPQLNSFNPRPYPPVPNPHQNHQLQPPGFSEPRPLGQTGGIVDNTNGSGSKGNDFRNKFTKHQKFKGPGQGFQRSQLHKADNGKRKSGFKDHKGKGNYNKMTTGFNGSDAGNIPNEKKRSFALVYTPKEIKQWRESRRKNYPTKLNVAKKVKKNVSESILDEEAKMRRQQLQEVLAKQAELGIEVAEVPSHYLSNTDEQVNGDRGNNNGKNQYNDRKKGRFQNNRYKKRRLDRKDKSGKKTRFEDKTSSQESSVITREPTLLEKLLSGDIKRDKSQLLQVFRFMVMNSLFKEFPEQPLKLPLITVEETGCEHAREDEVSLCDDLSDDDDDDDDVDVNGDDNSCDEDVD